One region of Wyeomyia smithii strain HCP4-BCI-WySm-NY-G18 chromosome 3, ASM2978416v1, whole genome shotgun sequence genomic DNA includes:
- the LOC129728472 gene encoding uncharacterized protein LOC129728472 encodes MAFILRRSREESKRVLTRADGWALRLTPYSYEIEYIRGHDNIADPSSRLYSGEDDAFNEEVSPWEVCHLEPYNSEFLTEDEIRKCTERDSTLTQVVQAMETNTWPKSLMKFKSIGDDLIFTGGIFMKNGCAVIPLELREKTLEIAHLGHPLEAKLKSILRRRVWWPGMATDAEKWLKSCAICSVNGRPEKPPPMQRLFAPKGQNGLVEGFMKIVNKAMSAAISSGASYQKELYAAVQSYNAADHSITKLPPEEMMTGRKIRRGLPLLNYGKSGYNEQLLDERDREAKLLSIKRED; translated from the exons ATGGCATTCATTTTGAGAAGATCCCGTGAAGAATCCAAACGGGTGTTAACTAGAGCTGATGGTTGGGCTCTCCGCCTCACTCCGTACAGTTACGAGATTGAATATATTAGAGGACATGACAACATAGCGGACCCTTCCTCGCGGTTATATTCTGGAGAGGATGACGCGTTTAACGAAGAAGTCAGTCCATGGGAAGTTTGTCACCTGGAACCATACAACTCCGAATTTCTAACAGAAGACGAGATCCGTAAATGCACAGAGCGAGATAGCACCCTAACGCAAGTAGTCCAAGCCATGGAAACAAATACGTGGCCAAAAAGCTTGATGAAGTTCAAATCTATTGGAGACGATCTCATCTTCACTGGTGGCATATTCATGAAGAATGGTTGCGCCGTCATTCCTCTAGAGCTTCGCGAAAAAACACTGGAGATAGCTCACCTAGGACATCCGCTCGAAGCTAAGTTGAAAAGCATCCTTCGTCGACGTGTATGGTGGCCGGGAATGGCTACGGATGCAGAAAAGTGGCTTAAATCCTGTGCCATTTGTTCAGTAAACGGAAGACCAGAGAAACCTCCTCCCATGCAAAGATTATTCGCTCCGAAAGGA CAAAACGGTTTGGTAGAGGGTTTCATGAAAATAGTAAATAAGGCTATGTCAGCCGCAATATCCTCGGGAGCAAGCTATCAAAAAGAACTGTATGCTGCAGTCCAATCTTATAACGCTGCAGATCACAGTATTACAAAACTACCCCCAGAAGAAATGATGACCGGCCGTAAGATCAGACGTGGACTTCCACTTTTGAACTACGGTAAATCCGGATATAATGAACAGTTGCTGGACGAAAGAGATCGGGAAGCCAAATTACTTTCAATAAAGCGAGAGGACTAA